The segment TCGGGCAGCCGCCCCTTCCCGGTGTCCTTCCCGGTGAGCCGCCCCACCGCGGGCTCGATGACGATCGCCCCGCGCTCCCGCAGCGTCGCCACGTTGGCCCGCGTCGCCGGGTTCTCCCACATCTCGGTGTGCATGGCCGGCGCGTACACAATCGGGCAGGTCGCCGTGAGCAGCGTGTTCGTGAGCAGGTCGTCGGCGATTCCGTGGGCCGCCTTGGCCAGCAGGTCCGCCGTCGCCGGGGCGACCACGACCAGCTCGGCGGTGCGGCCGATCCGCACGTGCGGCACCTCGTGCGCGTCGTCCCAGACCTCGGTGGCCACCGGCCGGCCCGACAGCGCCGCCCAGGTCGGCTCGCCCACGAACTTCAGCGCGGAGGCGGTCGGCACGACCCGGACCTGGTGGCCCGACTCGGTGAACAGCCGCAGCAGTTCGCACGCCTTGTACGCGGCGATCCCGCCACAGACTCCCAGGACGACCTCAGCCACCGGAACACCCTCCGTCACGGGACGACCTCAGATAACAATTGATCCCGCGCCCAGGATCTGGGACACGGGATCAGGATTGCAAAGCGATGGTTACGGGTTGTCAGTGGCCTCAGCGGTCAGCAGACCCGCGTTGATCTCACGCATCGCGATGGAGAGCGGCTTCTCCTGCGGCGTGGTCTCGACGAGCGGGCCGACGTACTCGAGCAGACCCTCACCCAGCTGGCTGTAGTAGGCGTTGACCTGGCGGGCGCGCTTGGCCGCGAAGATCACCAGCGAGTACTTCGACGAGGTCTTGTCCAGCAGCTCGTCGATCGGCGGATTGGTGATTCCTTCGGGGTTCGCGATGGTTCCCACTGTGGTGAAATCCTTAATGCTCGTGAGCTTGGGCAGGCGTCAAATATGACGAACCGAGCAAGCTTACCAGCTCGTCAGCAGCACGTTCGACGAAGTCGTTGACCACGGTGACGTCGAACTCCGCCTCGGCGGCCAGCTCCTCGTCCGCATGGGCCAGGCGGCGCTTGATCGTCTCGGCGTCGTCGGTGCCCCGGCCGATCAGGCGGCGCTGCAGCTCGTCGACGCTGGGTGGGGCCAGGAAGACCAGCTGGGCCTCCGGCATCGCGGCCCGGACCTGGCGGGCGCCCTGGAGGTCGATCTTCAACAAAACGGGCCGGCCCTGTGAGAGCCAGCCCTCGACCTGCGCGCGGGGTGTGCCGTAGAGGTTTCCCGCGAATTCCGCCCACTCCAGCAGCTGGTCGCCGTCGATCAGGCGCTGGAACTCGGACCGGGTCACGAAGTGATAGTGCTCGCCGTCGGTCTCGTAGTCGCGTTTCTTGCGTGTCGTGACCGACACCGACAACCGGATCCAAGGCGAGCGCGCCCGGATCAGCTCGATCACACTGTCCTTGCCGACCCCGGAGGGGCCGGAAAGGACGGTGAGGCGGGCTGCCGGGCGCGCGTCGTCATCCATGCTCACGGCTCATTCCTACACGAGCCGGTGAGTCAGTTCGCAGCGAACTCCCCCAGGAGGGCCTTGCGCTGCTGGTCGCCGAGACCCCGGAGCCGGCGGCTCTCGGCGATCTTCAGCTTCTCCATGATCTGGGTCGCGCGGATCTTGCCGATGCCCGGCAGCGCCTGAAGCACGGCCGAGACCTTCAGCTTGCCGACGACCTCGTCAGCCTCCGCGCGGTCGAGCACGGCGGCGAGGGTGGTCTTGCCGGACTTGAGCTGTTCCTTGAGCTCAGCCCGAGCCTTGCGGACTTCCGCAGCCTTCTCCAGCGCAGCTTGGCGCTGTTCGGGGCTCAGTGACGGGAGCGGCACCAGTTCTCCTCAGGTCCCTTACGCGGCGGTGGTTCAATACCGGCGCTTCTGTGAAACGTGGTGTGCCAGGGAACCAAAGGGGCATGTGGTTCCCGGCGCCCGGAAAACTAGCGGTCAACGGCGCTTTCGGCAACGTGGGGGTACCCCGGGTCCGGTGCCGCTAAGCAGGCTCTTTCACCCGAGGGCGGCGCGACAGTCGTCAAGAACACGTGCCGTGGCGGCCCGAAGATCGGCGATTTCCGGGCCCGCGGAGAGAACCTCGCGTGAGTACGACGGCAACACGTTCCGCAGGCTCTCGCCGAAGACCGCGCGCAGGTCGGCGGGGGTGGCGCCCTGTGCTCCGAGGCCCGGCGCGAGCAGCGGACCGTTGATCTCGGAGAGGTCGTGGCCGGTCTCGCCGATCGTCGCGCCGACCACCAGGCCGAGGCTTCCGAGCGGCCGCGCACCCTCGTTGACCTGCGAAATCTCGTCGATGACGGTCTGCGCGACGGTCTTGCCGGAAGCCGTGACGGCGTGCTGGACGGTCGGGCCCTCGGGGTTCGAGGTCAGCGCGAGGACGAAGACTCCGCCGCCGTGAGCGGCCGCGAGGTCGAACGCCGGCTGCAATGAGCCGACTCCCAAATAGGGACTCACAGTAATCGCGTCAGCACGCAGAGAACTCGCCGGATCCAGATAGGCGGACGCGTACGCGGCCATCGTCGAGCCGATGTCGCCACGTTTCACATCGAGAAGGACAAGCGCGCCGGCCTCGCGGGACTGTCGGATAGTTGACTCAAGAATCGCGACACCACGTGACCCAAATCTCTCAAAAAACGCGGACTGCGGCTTCAGAACAGCCACCCGATCGGCCACCGCGTCGACCACCGTACGGCTGAAGCGTTCGAGGCCGGCGATGTCGTCGGAGAGGCCCCAGCGCGCCAGAAGCGAAGCATGGGGATCGATGCCGACGCAGAGCGGACCGCGCTCCGCCACTGCCGCATGCAACCGTTCGCCGAAGGTCTCCATGGCCAAATTCCCTCTCCCGTGTCAGGTAGCCGCCACCGCGGCGGTGATTCCCGCGGTAATGCGGGCGACGTCGGCGCCATCCGCCACGTACGGCGGCATGGTGTAGATCAGATCCCGGAACGGCCGCAGCCACACACCCTCGGCCACCGCTGCCGCGGTCGCCTTCGGCACGTCCACCTCGTGGTCCAGCTGGACCACGCCGATCGCCCCTAGCACGCGCACGTCGGCGACACCGCGGGCATTGCGGAGCGGTTCCAGGCCGCTTTTCAGCCGGCTTTCGATTTTTTGTACGCGTTTCGCCCACAAACCGTCGCGCAAGAGGTCGAGTGACGCCCCGGCCACGGCACAGGCGAGCGGGTTCCCCATGAAGGTCGGCCCGTGCGCCAGCCCACCGCCCTCCCCCGCCGAGATCGCCGCAGCCACCTCAGCCGTGCACAGGGTCGCCGCCAGCGTGAGGTATCCCCCGGTCAGCGCCTTGCCCAGGCACATGATGTCCGGGCTGACCCCGGCGTGATCAGCGCCGAAGAACCGCCCGGTCCGGCCGAACCCGGTGGCGATCTCGTCGAAGATCAGGAAGATCCCGTGCTCGGCCGTCGCCTCCCGCAGCACCCGCAGGTACTCCGGATGGTGGAACCGCATCCCGCCCGCACCCTGCACGATCGGCTCGACAATGACCGCGGCCACCTCGCCGGCGTGCCGCTCGATCAGCTCCCGCAGCGAATCCGCGTACGCCGGGTCGTACTCGGCCGGCGGCGACCCCGCGAAGACCTGCACGGGCAGCACCCCGGTCCACAGCGAGTGCATCCCGCCGACCGGGTCACAGACGCTCATCGGGTGGAACGTGTCGCCGTGGTACCCGCCGCGCCACGTCGCCAGCCGACGCCGTTCCGGTCGGCCCAGGGCCCGCTGTGCCTGCAGCGCCATCTTGACCGCCACCTCGACGCCGACCGAGCCGGAGTCGCAGAGGAAGACGTGTTCCAGGCCCGGCGGTGTCAGCTCGACCAGGGTGGCGGCGAGCTGGACCGCCGGTTCGTGGGTGAGCCCGCCGAACATCACGTGGCTCATCCGGCCGGCCTGCTCGGCGAGGGCGGCGTCCAGCACCGGGTGCCGGTAGCCGTGGATCGCCGCCCACCACGACGACATGCCGTCCACCAGCTCCCGGCCGTCGGCCAGGCGCAGCCGCACCCCCTCGGCGCTCTCCACCAGGTAGGGGTCGCTGCGGCCGGGCATCGGACCGTACGGGTGCCAGACGTGTGCACGGTCGAGCGCGAGCAGCTCGCGCTCGTTCATCGCGCCCGGTGTGATCGGATCGGGCGGGCGCCGCGGGCCACCGCCCGGACCAGGTCCGGCCCCTGGTAGATGAAACCGCTGTAGAGCTGCACCAGCGAGGCGCCGGCGTCGAGCAGCCGGGCCGCGTCGTCGACCGACATGATCCCGCCGACGCCGATGATCGGCAGCTTGCCGCCGGTCTCGTCGTGCACGAACTTGACCACCGCCCGGGAGCGCTCGGTGAGCGGCTTCCCGGACAGGCCACCGGCCTCACCGGCCAGCTGCTGGTCGGACTCGGCGAGCCCGTCCCGGGCCAGGGTGGTGTTGGTCGCGATGAGGCCGGCCGCGCCCTGCTCCAGGCAGACCTCCAGGAGCTCGGCGATGGCCGGTTCGGTCAGGTCCGGGGCGATCTTCACCAGCACCGGCACCGGGCCGTTCAGCGCCTTCAGCAGGGCCGCCATCGAGTCCTTGTCCTGCAGGGTGCGCAGGCCCGGGGTGTTCGGCGAGGAGACGTTGACCGCGATGTAGTCGGCGTACGGGTGCAGCAGCCGGTACGAGGTCAGGTAGTCGTCGACGGCCTCCTCGAGCGGGGTCACCTTGGACTTGCCGAGCGAGACGCCGAGCGGCACCCCGATAGGGCCCAGGGCCGCCAGCCGCTCGGCAAGGGCCGCGGCGCCGAGATTGTTGAAGCCCATCCGGTTGATGATCGCGCCGCTCTCCTTGAGGCGGAACAGCCGTGGCCGGTCGTTGCCCGGCTGCGGCTTCGCGGTGACCGTGCCCACCTCGACGAACCCGAACCCGAGGGCGGGCCAGGCGGGCAGCGCGATCCCGTTCTTGTCCATCCCGGCGGCCAGACCGACCCGGTTCGGGAACCGGACGCCGAACACGTCGACCGGGGCGGAGAACGCGTACCGGCTGCGCAGCGCGGCGAGGGCGGGCGCCGGGAGCGCGGCGAGGCGCTTCAGCGTCCACTCGTGGGCGTGCTCGGCGTCCCCGCCGCCCAGCCGGAACAGGGCCGGCCGGGCGACGTTCGCGAACAGGTTCACTTGGCTAGCTCCGGCCGCAGGACGGCGTGGAGCTCCTGCAACGGGCGGACGGACATGTCGCCGCGCATCAGCGCCTCGATGCCCATCACGGCGGCGGCCGCGCCGGGAACCGTGGTGATGCTCGGGACGTCCGCGGTGACGGCGGCACTGCGGATCTCGTACCCGTCGCGACGGGCGCTGGCGCCGGAACCCTGCGGGGTGTTGATGATCAGCGAGATCTCGCCGGCCAGGATCAGCTCGACCGCGTTCTTCTTGCTCGGGTCCTCGTAGTGCTTCGGGACGATCTCGCAGTCGATGCCGTACCGGCGCAGGATCTCGCCGGTGCCCGCGGTCGTGACGATGGTGAAGCCCAGGTCGGCGAGCCGCTTGACCGGGAAGATCATCGAGCGCTTGTCCCGGTTCGCCACCGAGACGAAGACCTTGCCGCTGGTCGGCAGCGAGCCGTACGCCGCGGCCTGCGACTTGGCGAACGCCTGCCCGAAGCCGGCGTCGATGCCCATCACCTCGCCGGTCGACTTCATCTCCGGGCTGAGCAGGCTGTCCACGTTCTTGCCGGACAGGGTACGGAACCGCTTAAACGGCAGCACCGCTTCCTTGATCGCGATCGGCGCGTCGGCCGGCGTGGTGCCGCCGTCGCCCTCGGGCAGCAGCATGCCCTCGGCGCGCAGCTCGGCGATGGTGGCGCCCAGCATGATCCGGGCGGCCGCCTTGGCCAGCGGCACCGCGGTCGCCTTCGAGACGAACGGGACGGTCCGCGAGGCCCGCGGGTTCGCCTCCAGGACGTAGAGGGCCTCGTCCTTGAGCGCGTACTGCACGTTCATCAGGCCGCGCACGCCGATGCCCCGGGCGAGGGCCTCGGTGTAGCGGCGGACCTCGGTGAGGTTCGAGGCGGCCAGGGTGATCGGCGGCAGCGAGCAGGCCGAGTCGCCGGAGTGGATGCCGGCCTCCTCGATGTGCTCCATCACGCCGCCCAGGTAGACCTCGCCGGTGGCGTCGCAGAGCGCGTCCACGTCGATCTCGATGGCGTCGTCGAGGAACCGGTCGACCAGCACCGGGTGGTCCGGCGAGATCTCGGTGGCCCGCTCGATGTAGCCCTGCAGCGTCGGCTCGTCGTAGACGATCTCCATGCCGCGGCCGCCGAGCACGTACGACGGGCGGACCAGCACCGGGTAGCCGATGCCGTCGGCGATCGCCTTGGCCTCGGGGAAGCTGGTCGCGGTGCCGTGGTCGGGCGAGCGCAGGCCGTTCTCGGCCAGCAGCGTGCCGAACAGGCCGCGGTCCTCGGCCAGGTCGATCGACTCGGGCGTGGTGCCGACGATCGGCACACCGGCGGCCTTGAGGCGGTTCGCCAGGCCGAGCGGGGTCTGGCCGCCGAGCTGAACGATCACGCCGACCACACCGGGGCCACCGGCCGCCTTGCCGGAGCTGTCCTCGGCGTGGAACACCTCGAGGACGTCCTCGAAGGTGAGCGGCTCGAAGTAGAGCCGGTCCGCGGTGTCGTAGTCGGTGGAGACCGTCTCCGGGTTGCAGTTGACCATGACGGTCTCGAAGTCGACGTTCCGCAACGCCTGCACAGCGT is part of the Actinoplanes sp. NBC_00393 genome and harbors:
- the rpoZ gene encoding DNA-directed RNA polymerase subunit omega, producing the protein MGTIANPEGITNPPIDELLDKTSSKYSLVIFAAKRARQVNAYYSQLGEGLLEYVGPLVETTPQEKPLSIAMREINAGLLTAEATDNP
- the gmk gene encoding guanylate kinase, which gives rise to MDDDARPAARLTVLSGPSGVGKDSVIELIRARSPWIRLSVSVTTRKKRDYETDGEHYHFVTRSEFQRLIDGDQLLEWAEFAGNLYGTPRAQVEGWLSQGRPVLLKIDLQGARQVRAAMPEAQLVFLAPPSVDELQRRLIGRGTDDAETIKRRLAHADEELAAEAEFDVTVVNDFVERAADELVSLLGSSYLTPAQAHEH
- the mihF gene encoding integration host factor, actinobacterial type, which codes for MPLPSLSPEQRQAALEKAAEVRKARAELKEQLKSGKTTLAAVLDRAEADEVVGKLKVSAVLQALPGIGKIRATQIMEKLKIAESRRLRGLGDQQRKALLGEFAAN
- the pyrF gene encoding orotidine-5'-phosphate decarboxylase; translated protein: METFGERLHAAVAERGPLCVGIDPHASLLARWGLSDDIAGLERFSRTVVDAVADRVAVLKPQSAFFERFGSRGVAILESTIRQSREAGALVLLDVKRGDIGSTMAAYASAYLDPASSLRADAITVSPYLGVGSLQPAFDLAAAHGGGVFVLALTSNPEGPTVQHAVTASGKTVAQTVIDEISQVNEGARPLGSLGLVVGATIGETGHDLSEINGPLLAPGLGAQGATPADLRAVFGESLRNVLPSYSREVLSAGPEIADLRAATARVLDDCRAALG
- a CDS encoding adenosylmethionine--8-amino-7-oxononanoate transaminase — protein: MNERELLALDRAHVWHPYGPMPGRSDPYLVESAEGVRLRLADGRELVDGMSSWWAAIHGYRHPVLDAALAEQAGRMSHVMFGGLTHEPAVQLAATLVELTPPGLEHVFLCDSGSVGVEVAVKMALQAQRALGRPERRRLATWRGGYHGDTFHPMSVCDPVGGMHSLWTGVLPVQVFAGSPPAEYDPAYADSLRELIERHAGEVAAVIVEPIVQGAGGMRFHHPEYLRVLREATAEHGIFLIFDEIATGFGRTGRFFGADHAGVSPDIMCLGKALTGGYLTLAATLCTAEVAAAISAGEGGGLAHGPTFMGNPLACAVAGASLDLLRDGLWAKRVQKIESRLKSGLEPLRNARGVADVRVLGAIGVVQLDHEVDVPKATAAAVAEGVWLRPFRDLIYTMPPYVADGADVARITAGITAAVAAT
- a CDS encoding quinone-dependent dihydroorotate dehydrogenase gives rise to the protein MNLFANVARPALFRLGGGDAEHAHEWTLKRLAALPAPALAALRSRYAFSAPVDVFGVRFPNRVGLAAGMDKNGIALPAWPALGFGFVEVGTVTAKPQPGNDRPRLFRLKESGAIINRMGFNNLGAAALAERLAALGPIGVPLGVSLGKSKVTPLEEAVDDYLTSYRLLHPYADYIAVNVSSPNTPGLRTLQDKDSMAALLKALNGPVPVLVKIAPDLTEPAIAELLEVCLEQGAAGLIATNTTLARDGLAESDQQLAGEAGGLSGKPLTERSRAVVKFVHDETGGKLPIIGVGGIMSVDDAARLLDAGASLVQLYSGFIYQGPDLVRAVARGARPIRSHRAR